In Bombus affinis isolate iyBomAffi1 chromosome 8, iyBomAffi1.2, whole genome shotgun sequence, the following proteins share a genomic window:
- the LOC126919508 gene encoding probable RNA methyltransferase CG11342 codes for MSEHEARSTKNKERQEDKTDPGASRHGNFMNYYQFHPAEERVRQLPCGVWHSTHPDRKYVGLDVGCNAGDLTFVLHDFLEKTLSTDQHLPKEIRLLGIDLDPILIERARERNPRPNRIVFECLDFLIEDRNGTLDKYLRRLERSRFDVAFCFSVTMWIHLNHGDKGLMEFLQKACSITNMIVIEPQLWKCYRNASRRLRRSKGEDFPLLKTLKLTGDPAGHIERILTEFCNFRRVTVTENNEWKRRLLIYERM; via the exons ATGTCGGAGCACGAAGCGCGATCCACGAAAAATAAGGAGAGACAGGAAGATAAGACGGATCCGGGCGCTAGCAGACACGGCAACTTCATGAATTATTACCAATTCCATCCTGCGGAAGAGCGCGTGCGACAACTTCCGTGTGGCGTGTGGCACTCGACCCATCCGGACCGGAAATACGTAGGCCTAGACGTTGGCTGTAACGCGGGG GATTTAACATTCGTGTTGCACGACTTCCTCGAGAAAACCTTATCTACCGATCAACATCTACCGAAGGAGATTCGTTTGCTCGGCATAGACCTCGATCCTATCTTAATCGAACGGGCACGGGAACGCAATCCACGGCCGAATCGTATCGTTTTCGAGTGTCTCGATTTTTTGATCGAGGATCGTAACGGGACACTGGACAAGTATCTTCGTCGATTGGAAAGGTCGCGCTTCGACGTTGCGTTCTGTTTCTCCGTTACGATGTGGATCCACTTGAATCACGGGGACAAAGGACTGATGGAATTTTTGCAAAAGGCTTGTTCGATCACAAACATGATCGTCATAGAACCTCAGCTTTGGAAATGTTATAGAAACGCGTCGAGAAGGCTCAGACGATCAAAGGGCGAAGATTTTCCGTTATTGAAGACGTTGAAACTCACTGGCGATCCGGCAGGGCATATTGAACGCATATTGACTGAATTTTGCAATTTTCGAAGAGTCACGGTTACCGAGAACAATGAGTGGAAACGGAGATTATTAATTTATGAAAGGATGTGA
- the LOC126919510 gene encoding chromatin complexes subunit BAP18 isoform X2 translates to MNSASKVGEIFTAAGAAFNKLGELTMQLHPTTDSPAGKWTDEEIEMLRHSVKTFSEDLNKISEHIKGRTVSQIRTTLKKKAFEEAGVPIRQQMLSQQSTQQSTVQQVSKQQTGNQGLMGKSSEVTLNMLNAPESEVDVEGLPEECQVKLEFEGATEEVAS, encoded by the exons ATGAATTCTGCGAGCAAG GTTGGTGAAATTTTCACCGCAGCCGGAGCAGCATTTAACAAGTTGGGAGAATTAACGATGCAATTACACCCTACGACTGACTCACCAGCAGg TAAATGGACTGACGAGGAAATTGAGATGCTCCGTCACTCGGTAAAGACCTTCAGTGAAGACTTGAACAAAATAAGTGAACACATCAAGGGACGAACGGT CTCTCAAATTCGGACAACGTTGAAGAAGAAAGCTTTTGAGGAAGCTGGCGTGCCGATCAGACAACAAATGCTTTCTCAACAGTCAACGCAACAATCGACGGTTCAACAAGTATCGAAGCAACAAACAGGAAATCAAGGATTAATGGGAAAATCGTCCGAAGTCACGTTGAACATGTTAAATGCGCCGGAATCGGAAGTGGATGTTGAGGGACTACCAGAGGAGTGTCAAGTAAAGCTCGAGTTCGAAGGTGCGACGGAAGAAGTAGCTTCTTAA
- the LOC126919510 gene encoding chromatin complexes subunit BAP18 isoform X1, protein MVVPPHRSSSFFYVSHVLLSSSTLAMESVSGHKVGEIFTAAGAAFNKLGELTMQLHPTTDSPAGKWTDEEIEMLRHSVKTFSEDLNKISEHIKGRTVSQIRTTLKKKAFEEAGVPIRQQMLSQQSTQQSTVQQVSKQQTGNQGLMGKSSEVTLNMLNAPESEVDVEGLPEECQVKLEFEGATEEVAS, encoded by the exons ATGGTCGTTCCTCCCCACCGCTCGTCTTCCTTTTTCTACGTGAGTCACGTGCTTTTATCCTCGAGTACTCTAGCAATGGAGTCTGTAAGCGGACACAAG GTTGGTGAAATTTTCACCGCAGCCGGAGCAGCATTTAACAAGTTGGGAGAATTAACGATGCAATTACACCCTACGACTGACTCACCAGCAGg TAAATGGACTGACGAGGAAATTGAGATGCTCCGTCACTCGGTAAAGACCTTCAGTGAAGACTTGAACAAAATAAGTGAACACATCAAGGGACGAACGGT CTCTCAAATTCGGACAACGTTGAAGAAGAAAGCTTTTGAGGAAGCTGGCGTGCCGATCAGACAACAAATGCTTTCTCAACAGTCAACGCAACAATCGACGGTTCAACAAGTATCGAAGCAACAAACAGGAAATCAAGGATTAATGGGAAAATCGTCCGAAGTCACGTTGAACATGTTAAATGCGCCGGAATCGGAAGTGGATGTTGAGGGACTACCAGAGGAGTGTCAAGTAAAGCTCGAGTTCGAAGGTGCGACGGAAGAAGTAGCTTCTTAA
- the LOC126919510 gene encoding chromatin complexes subunit BAP18 isoform X3, giving the protein MVVPPHRSSSFFYVSHVLLSSSTLAMESVSGHKVGEIFTAAGAAFNKLGELTMQLHPTTDSPAGSQIRTTLKKKAFEEAGVPIRQQMLSQQSTQQSTVQQVSKQQTGNQGLMGKSSEVTLNMLNAPESEVDVEGLPEECQVKLEFEGATEEVAS; this is encoded by the exons ATGGTCGTTCCTCCCCACCGCTCGTCTTCCTTTTTCTACGTGAGTCACGTGCTTTTATCCTCGAGTACTCTAGCAATGGAGTCTGTAAGCGGACACAAG GTTGGTGAAATTTTCACCGCAGCCGGAGCAGCATTTAACAAGTTGGGAGAATTAACGATGCAATTACACCCTACGACTGACTCACCAGCAGg CTCTCAAATTCGGACAACGTTGAAGAAGAAAGCTTTTGAGGAAGCTGGCGTGCCGATCAGACAACAAATGCTTTCTCAACAGTCAACGCAACAATCGACGGTTCAACAAGTATCGAAGCAACAAACAGGAAATCAAGGATTAATGGGAAAATCGTCCGAAGTCACGTTGAACATGTTAAATGCGCCGGAATCGGAAGTGGATGTTGAGGGACTACCAGAGGAGTGTCAAGTAAAGCTCGAGTTCGAAGGTGCGACGGAAGAAGTAGCTTCTTAA
- the LOC126919502 gene encoding major facilitator superfamily domain-containing protein 1-like, which translates to MEGGILESPETTLERSDDEIALQGFCSPKKPLYKVLGLALMCLLGFGSYFCFDNPGALQDDFKVDLQMSTSKFVLLYSIYSWPNVILCFIGGFLLDSVFGIRLGTIIYMGLTLIGQIIFATGAMVNEFWVMMVGRFVFGVGAESLAVAQNNYAVLWFKGKELNLVFGLQLSFARVGSTVNFLVMEPIYNYVSQYYKGPECIGIVLFLAALTCVGSMICACLLGIMDKRAERLLRRGEGQETEAVSLTDIKDFKLIFWLIAVICIAYYVAIFPFIALGKVFFERKYAFEPSNANMVNSLVYSISAVASPILGYLVDRTGKNVSWMFVSILATIVAHGLLAFTYINPYVCMILMGLAYSMLASSLWPLIALVTPEYQLGTAYGIAQAVQNLGLATTSILAGIIVDRGGYFMLEMFFLGWLWISLITVVAIWVSDVTTTGGYLNMTPGQREKYEEIRRTPESLEREKLLAPESTSDLSTDDLLQPQSDISIRNRYLSRIGGMVPPNVKTPIHRLLR; encoded by the exons ATGGAAGGAGGCATATTAGAAAGTCCAGAGACTACTCTGGAGAGATCCGATGATGAGATCGCCTTACAAGGATTCTGCAGTCCTAAAAAGCCACTGTACAAAGTTCTTGGCCTGGCATTGATGTGCCTATTAGGCTTTG GTTCTTACTTCTGCTTTGACAATCCTGGTGCTTTGCAAGATGACTTTAAAGTCGACTTGCAGATGTCAACTAGtaaatttgttttattgtatTCTATTTACTCATGGCCAAACGTGATTTTATGTTTTATTGGCGGATTTTTATTGGACAGTGTATTTGGCATACGTTTAGGAACAATTATATATATGGGACTTACACTGATCGGTCAGATTATATTTGCAACTGGAGCTATGGTCAACGAGTTTTGGGTGATGATGGTTGGTCGCTTTGTTTTTGG CGTTGGTGCAGAATCATTGGCCGTTGCTCAAAATAATTACGCCGTTTTATGGTTCAAAGGAAAGGAACTGAACTTGGTGTTTGGTTTGCAGCTAAGTTTCGCTAGAGTTGGATCGACCGTGAACTTTTTAGTAATGGAACCAATTTATAATTACGTGTCACAATACTATAAAGGGCCGGAATGTATTGGCATTGTTCTCTTTCTTGCTGCTCTTACCTGTGTGGGTTCTATGATCTGTGCATGTTTACTGGGTATTATGGATAAGCGTGCTGAGAGATTATTAAGAAGGGGGGAGGGGCAAGAAACCGAAGCCGTTAGTTTAACCGATATTAAAGATTTTAAACTAATATTTTGGTTGATCGCTGTCATTTGCATTGCTTATTACGTTGCGATATTCCCGTTCATCGCATTAGGAAA AGTATTTTTCGAACGAAAGTATGCGTTCGAACCATCAAACGCGAACATGGTTAACTCTCTCGTGTATTCCATATCAGCCGTTGCGTCTCCCATCTTGGGCTATCTTGTCGATAGAACTGGGAAGAACGTTTCTTGGATGTTTGTCAGTATCCTTGCAACTATAGTAGCTCACGGACTACTCGCATTCACATACATAAATCCTTATGTATGCATGATCCTTATGGGATTAGCATACTCTATGCTCGCTAGCAGTTTATGGCCACTGATCGCACTTGTTACACCAGAATATCAGCTCGGTACTGCTTACGGAAT TGCACAGGCTGTACAAAATTTGGGCTTGGCTACAACTTCGATATTAGCTGGTATAATCGTTGACCGGGGTGGATACTTTATGCTTGAAATGTTTTTCTTGGGTTGGCTATGGA TTTCGTTAATAACCGTTGTTGCAATCTGGGTGTCGGATGTAACAACTACCGGTGGCTATCTGAATATGACGCCAGGTCAGAGAGAGAAATACGAAGAAATTCGACGTACACCGGAAAGTCTCGAAAGAGAAAAGCTACTGGCTCCGGAATCAACTTCTGATTTATCGACTGACGATCTTTTACAACCACAATCTGACATTAGCATTAGAAATCGTTATCTCTCTCGCATTGGAGGAATG GTACCGCCTAACGTAAAAACACCCATTCACCGGCTATTACGATGA